Proteins encoded by one window of Brienomyrus brachyistius isolate T26 chromosome 1, BBRACH_0.4, whole genome shotgun sequence:
- the LOC125738585 gene encoding ras-related and estrogen-regulated growth inhibitor translates to MAKSAEIKLAVFGRAGVGKSALVVRFLTKRFIWEYDPTLESTYRHQAVIDDESVTMEILDTAGQEEMLQREGHMRWGDGFVVVYDITDRGSFEDVVPLKSLLEEVKKPKQVTMMLVGNKADLEHARQVSTEEGERLAAELSCGFFECSACTGEGSVSEAFLELCREVRRRRMVQGKARRRSSTTHVKQAINKMLTKISS, encoded by the exons CTCTTGTGGTGAGGTTTCTGACCAAGAGGTTCATCTGGGAATATGACCCTACACTCG AGTCCACTTACCGTCATCAAGCTGTTATTGACGATGAGTCTGTGACAATGGAGATCTTGGACACGGCTGGACAG GAGGAGATGCTGCAGAGGGAGGGCCACATGCGCTGGGGAGATGGCTTCGTCGTTGTGTATGACATCACTGACCGTGGCAGCTTCGAGGACGTCGTGCCACTCAAGAGCCTCCTGGAGGAGGTGAAGAAGCCCAAGCAGGTGACCATGATGCTGGTGGGTAATAAGGCCGACCTGGAACATGCCCGGCAGGTGAGCACAGAGGAGGGCGAGCGGCTAGCGGCTGAGCTGTCCTGCGGCTTCTTTGAGTGCTCGGCCTGCACGGGCGAGGGCTCCGTCAGCGAGGCCTTCCTGGAGCTCTGCCGGGAGGTGCGGCGCCGCCGCATGGTGCAGGGCAAGGCCCGCCGCCGCAGCTCCACCACCCACGTCAAGCAGGCCATCAACAAGATGCTCACCAAGATCAGCAGCTAG